A stretch of the bacterium genome encodes the following:
- a CDS encoding PBP1A family penicillin-binding protein, translated as MSRFRILLAAVVVLGLALGAASSAFYVEFVRDLPSFETLADYRPALTSNVFDRQGRPIGEFYEHRRQLTPLEEVPQLVIHAFLAAEDDTFYEHAGVDYLSILRAAWANLRAGGETVQGASTITQQTVKQLLLSSEQTYTRKIRELILARRIEQRFSKDEILYLYLNQIYFGAGAYGIGEAAHTYFGKAIGEIDASEAALLAGLPKAPGRNSPYLNPERAEERRVYVLNRMREEGFLDVATHAAAVEAPPLLRDPEADTNTAASYVTEEVRRSLVAILGNDAVLHGGLRIETSIDLDLQTAAVAAVRGGLEALDRRRGFRGPLRRIENLESDDPTQALEEIARLNALDEQPELRGQPLVALVLEVEKERARIALAPGMDAELRLEDLGWARREEEPRREVKDLTKVFSAGDIVPVTLGTTETTDAALPRASLAQHPEAQGALLSFEVETGDILAMVGGYDFEDSEFNRTTQATRQPGSAFKPIVYASALGRGYTPASILYDRPVVIESEGFTWRPENYGRKFLGPILLGEALARSVNNATIHLLQDVGIDHVMEFSREIGIEGPLERNLGLALGSNPVTLLEITRAYGIFAAGGRRVEPRLILRVLDRNGEVLLEALPLTAPTDEPAEAEIAELPEPPEENELPEGYAMPPQQAYLASSVLRLVVEHPRGTGRRARSLGRPVAGKTGTTNDQGDAWFVGFSPDVATGVWVGFDEKRVLGRGETGGRAALPIWIDFMGAALADRPVRDFAVPEGIVFARIDGKSGLLAASGSDQTLFQAFAEGTEPTEQADRAVTVSKERRRLQQDL; from the coding sequence TTGAGCCGGTTCCGCATTCTGCTTGCGGCGGTCGTGGTGCTGGGTCTGGCCCTGGGGGCTGCCAGCAGCGCGTTCTACGTGGAGTTCGTGCGCGATCTGCCGAGCTTCGAGACGTTGGCCGATTACCGGCCGGCGCTCACCAGCAACGTCTTCGATCGTCAAGGCCGTCCGATCGGTGAGTTCTACGAGCATCGCCGCCAGCTGACGCCCCTGGAAGAGGTTCCGCAGCTCGTCATCCACGCCTTCCTGGCCGCCGAGGATGACACCTTCTACGAGCACGCCGGCGTGGACTACCTGTCCATCCTGCGGGCCGCCTGGGCGAACCTGCGAGCCGGCGGAGAAACGGTCCAGGGCGCCAGCACGATCACCCAACAGACGGTGAAGCAGCTGCTGCTCAGTTCCGAGCAGACCTACACGCGCAAGATCCGCGAGTTGATCCTGGCTCGGCGCATCGAGCAGCGCTTCAGCAAGGATGAGATCCTCTACCTCTACCTGAACCAGATCTACTTCGGCGCAGGTGCATACGGTATCGGCGAAGCGGCGCACACCTACTTCGGCAAGGCGATCGGCGAGATCGACGCCTCCGAAGCGGCGCTGCTCGCCGGGCTTCCGAAAGCGCCCGGTCGGAACTCGCCGTACTTGAATCCGGAACGCGCAGAGGAGCGGCGGGTGTACGTGCTCAACCGGATGCGCGAGGAGGGATTCCTCGATGTGGCGACCCATGCAGCAGCCGTGGAAGCGCCGCCGCTTCTCCGAGACCCGGAGGCAGACACCAACACCGCGGCTTCCTATGTCACCGAAGAGGTCCGGCGCTCGTTGGTCGCGATTCTCGGAAACGACGCCGTCCTGCACGGCGGTCTGCGCATCGAAACCAGCATCGACCTGGATCTTCAAACTGCAGCAGTCGCCGCCGTGCGCGGCGGTCTCGAGGCGCTCGACCGGCGTCGCGGCTTCCGCGGGCCGCTTCGCCGCATCGAAAACCTGGAGAGCGACGACCCGACCCAGGCCCTCGAGGAGATCGCTCGTCTGAATGCTCTCGACGAGCAACCGGAGCTGCGTGGCCAGCCTCTGGTGGCATTGGTGCTCGAGGTCGAGAAGGAACGTGCGCGAATCGCACTGGCGCCGGGCATGGACGCGGAACTCCGGCTGGAAGATCTGGGCTGGGCACGGCGCGAAGAAGAGCCGCGCCGCGAGGTCAAGGATCTCACGAAGGTCTTCTCCGCAGGCGACATCGTGCCGGTCACGCTCGGTACCACCGAGACCACAGACGCCGCCCTGCCGCGCGCCAGCCTGGCACAACACCCGGAAGCGCAAGGTGCCCTGTTGTCGTTCGAAGTCGAGACCGGAGACATCCTCGCGATGGTCGGCGGCTATGACTTCGAAGACAGCGAGTTCAATCGCACGACCCAGGCAACCCGCCAACCCGGTTCCGCCTTCAAACCGATCGTCTACGCATCGGCTCTGGGGCGAGGCTACACCCCCGCGTCGATCCTCTACGACCGGCCAGTCGTCATCGAAAGCGAGGGCTTCACGTGGCGCCCCGAGAACTACGGACGCAAGTTCCTCGGGCCCATTTTGTTAGGCGAGGCATTGGCGCGTTCGGTGAACAACGCCACGATCCACTTGCTGCAAGATGTCGGCATCGACCACGTCATGGAGTTCAGTCGGGAAATCGGCATCGAGGGGCCGCTCGAGCGCAATCTCGGCCTGGCCCTCGGCTCGAACCCGGTCACGCTGCTCGAGATCACCCGGGCCTATGGGATCTTCGCCGCAGGCGGACGACGGGTCGAGCCGCGTTTGATCCTCCGGGTGCTCGACCGCAATGGCGAGGTGCTCCTGGAAGCACTGCCCCTCACGGCGCCGACGGATGAGCCGGCTGAAGCCGAAATTGCGGAGCTTCCCGAGCCCCCGGAAGAAAACGAACTCCCCGAGGGCTACGCGATGCCACCGCAGCAAGCCTACCTGGCCAGCTCCGTGCTGAGGCTGGTCGTCGAACACCCGCGCGGAACCGGCCGCCGTGCCCGAAGCCTGGGACGTCCTGTCGCTGGCAAGACCGGCACCACCAACGACCAGGGAGACGCCTGGTTCGTGGGCTTCTCCCCGGATGTCGCCACCGGTGTCTGGGTCGGCTTCGACGAGAAGCGCGTGCTAGGCCGAGGCGAGACCGGCGGTCGTGCTGCCCTGCCGATCTGGATCGACTTCATGGGCGCCGCCCTGGCCGACCGGCCGGTGCGCGACTTCGCCGTTCCCGAAGGCATCGTGTTCGCCCGCATCGATGGCAAGAGCGGCCTTCTGGCCGCCTCGGGCAGCGACCAGACCCTCTTCCAGGCCTTCGCCGAAGGCACGGAACCCACCGAACAAGCCGACCGCGCCGTGACCGTCTCCAAGGAACGACGGCGCCTCCAACAAGACCTCTAA
- a CDS encoding sigma-54-dependent Fis family transcriptional regulator, whose amino-acid sequence MVPEPPTSIEGARQGVGKDERPFKVLLVDDEVAILESLELTLAEDYTVFAVDNGRDGLEILENEEIDLVIADQVMPEMTGVEFLEKVIEIRPSCVRMMLTGYADINMVVRAINEGRIYRYIQKPWEPDELRLDVKRALEAYRLNAENTQLAAALAQANEQLRAENIYLRREVERQYAFDQIIGASPAMQRVFDVMEKVAQTDATVLLSGETGTGKDLVARAIHYAGERKEHRFVAQNCGALPDTLLESELFGHKRGAFTGAHQDKKGLFEVADGGTIFLDEVGETEPGMQVRLLRVLQDGEIRPLGSSETRQVDVRIIAATNRDLRNEVKEGRFREDLYYRLRVVEVAIPPLRERPEDIPTLAHHFLDVTNERMGRSLAGFTNAAMDRLTGHAWSGNVRELENEIQRAIALAGDEETISEAMLSEHLRAESPREPAGGGRSLLEERDLNRAVDALKRSMIAHAIEEAGSKTRAAERLGIPRQSLQKMMKRLEMD is encoded by the coding sequence GTGGTCCCGGAACCCCCGACCAGCATCGAGGGCGCTCGCCAGGGCGTCGGCAAGGATGAGCGGCCCTTCAAGGTGCTGCTGGTCGACGATGAGGTCGCGATCCTCGAATCCCTCGAGCTGACGCTCGCCGAGGACTACACGGTCTTTGCCGTCGACAACGGCCGAGACGGGCTCGAGATCCTCGAGAACGAGGAGATCGACCTGGTGATCGCCGACCAGGTGATGCCGGAGATGACCGGTGTCGAGTTCCTGGAGAAGGTGATCGAGATCCGCCCATCCTGCGTGCGGATGATGCTGACAGGCTATGCGGACATCAACATGGTCGTTCGGGCGATCAATGAGGGCCGCATCTACCGCTACATCCAGAAGCCCTGGGAGCCGGACGAGCTGCGCCTGGATGTGAAGCGGGCTCTGGAGGCGTACCGGCTCAACGCCGAGAACACCCAGCTGGCCGCGGCGCTGGCCCAGGCCAACGAGCAGCTGCGGGCCGAGAACATCTACCTGCGCCGCGAGGTGGAGCGTCAATACGCGTTCGACCAGATCATCGGGGCGAGCCCGGCCATGCAACGCGTCTTCGACGTGATGGAGAAGGTGGCCCAGACCGATGCGACGGTGCTGCTCTCCGGCGAGACCGGCACCGGCAAGGATCTCGTCGCCCGTGCAATCCACTACGCAGGTGAGCGCAAGGAGCATCGCTTCGTCGCCCAGAACTGTGGCGCGCTGCCGGATACGCTTCTCGAGAGCGAGCTCTTCGGCCACAAGCGCGGTGCATTCACTGGCGCCCACCAGGACAAGAAGGGGCTCTTCGAGGTTGCCGATGGCGGCACGATCTTCCTCGATGAAGTCGGCGAGACCGAGCCGGGGATGCAGGTGCGCCTCCTACGGGTGCTCCAGGACGGCGAGATCCGGCCCCTCGGCTCGTCGGAGACCCGCCAGGTGGACGTGCGCATCATCGCCGCCACCAATCGGGATCTCCGCAACGAGGTGAAGGAGGGTCGCTTCCGGGAAGATCTCTACTACCGCCTGCGTGTGGTCGAGGTCGCGATCCCGCCGCTGCGCGAGCGGCCCGAGGACATCCCGACGCTTGCCCACCATTTCCTGGATGTCACGAACGAACGCATGGGCCGAAGCCTGGCGGGCTTCACGAACGCGGCGATGGACCGTCTCACCGGTCATGCCTGGAGCGGCAACGTCCGCGAACTCGAGAATGAAATCCAGCGAGCCATCGCCCTGGCGGGAGATGAGGAAACGATCTCCGAAGCCATGCTCTCGGAGCATCTTCGCGCCGAATCTCCGCGGGAACCCGCCGGCGGTGGCCGCTCCCTCCTCGAGGAACGCGATCTCAACCGGGCCGTCGATGCACTCAAGCGGAGCATGATCGCCCACGCCATCGAAGAAGCTGGCAGCAAGACCCGCGCGGCCGAGCGGCTCGGGATCCCCAGGCAATCGCTTCAGAAGATGATGAAACGCCTGGAGATGGACTGA
- a CDS encoding HAD hydrolase-like protein, which yields MSIHDRTLHDAILFDLDGVLVDSRHAISQCLNHGLIELGLAPEPVEALHGWIGASLHDVFRALLSARGADPALAPAAIEHYRERYTIVAPKATPAFEGIPEVLETLAADHRLAVATSKPVEFARPILESLGLAVHFEAIVGAPLDKTHHEDKTATVGRALRILGLEPPDCCAAMVGDRHFDVIAGRTHGLTTIGAVWGIGGKDELEQAGADHLAATPADLPQQVNQREKSTSGDGVYN from the coding sequence ATGTCAATCCACGATCGCACTCTGCACGACGCCATCTTGTTCGATCTCGATGGTGTCCTGGTCGATTCACGTCATGCGATCAGCCAATGCCTGAACCATGGTTTGATCGAACTGGGGTTGGCTCCAGAGCCGGTCGAAGCGCTCCACGGCTGGATCGGCGCTTCGCTCCACGATGTGTTTCGCGCGCTGCTCTCCGCCCGGGGTGCCGATCCCGCACTGGCACCGGCCGCCATCGAACACTACCGGGAGCGCTACACGATCGTGGCACCCAAGGCGACGCCCGCATTCGAAGGGATCCCCGAGGTGCTCGAAACGCTCGCCGCCGATCACAGGTTGGCCGTCGCGACCTCGAAACCCGTGGAATTCGCCAGGCCGATCCTCGAGAGCCTCGGTCTGGCCGTCCATTTCGAGGCCATCGTAGGCGCGCCCCTCGACAAGACGCATCACGAGGACAAGACCGCGACGGTCGGCCGGGCACTCCGGATCCTGGGCTTGGAGCCACCGGATTGCTGCGCCGCAATGGTCGGCGATCGTCATTTCGACGTGATCGCCGGCCGAACCCACGGCCTGACCACGATCGGCGCCGTCTGGGGAATCGGCGGCAAAGACGAACTCGAGCAAGCCGGCGCAGACCACCTGGCCGCCACCCCCGCCGACCTCCCCCAACAAGTCAACCAGCGGGAAAAGTCAACCAGCGGGGACGGGGTTTACAATTGA
- the gshB gene encoding glutathione synthase has translation MRMAFVMDPLDSIDIDADTSFVLMLAAQERGHGLWFVDPADLGVDARGAVATVRPVTLRREKGNHASVGEPSHVALDEAFDVVWQRKDPPVDEEFIVATQILGLCSKALVLNRPAGILAANEKLYALNFADLMPETLVTREIPWLLEFLDSLGGEMIVKPLDGRGGEGIFLVTRDDRNLNSILEQSTRFGERRVMAQRYLPDVRIGDKRILLLDGEPLGALLRVPAEGEVRANLHVGGRAAEGILDDTDRTIIERVAPWIRRDGLFFVGLDVIGGKLTEINVTSPTGIQEMNAFDGVRYEVDVIEAVESRLA, from the coding sequence CTGCGCATGGCCTTCGTGATGGACCCGCTGGACTCGATCGATATCGATGCGGATACCAGCTTCGTGCTGATGCTGGCCGCCCAGGAGCGCGGCCACGGGCTCTGGTTCGTGGATCCTGCCGACCTCGGCGTGGACGCACGCGGGGCTGTCGCCACGGTGCGCCCGGTCACCTTGCGGCGCGAGAAGGGCAACCACGCGAGCGTCGGCGAACCGAGCCACGTGGCCCTCGACGAGGCGTTCGACGTGGTCTGGCAACGCAAGGATCCGCCGGTCGACGAGGAGTTCATCGTCGCCACCCAGATCCTGGGGCTCTGCAGCAAGGCCCTGGTGTTGAACCGGCCGGCGGGCATCCTGGCCGCCAACGAGAAGCTCTACGCCCTCAACTTTGCCGATTTGATGCCCGAAACCCTCGTCACACGCGAGATCCCCTGGCTGCTCGAGTTCCTTGATTCCCTCGGTGGCGAGATGATCGTGAAGCCCCTCGATGGCCGCGGCGGAGAGGGGATCTTCCTCGTCACCCGGGACGACCGGAATCTCAACTCGATCCTCGAGCAGAGCACTCGCTTCGGCGAGCGTCGGGTGATGGCCCAGCGCTACCTGCCCGACGTGCGCATCGGCGACAAGCGGATCCTGCTGCTCGACGGTGAACCCCTGGGCGCCCTGCTGAGGGTCCCCGCCGAGGGTGAAGTGCGAGCCAACCTCCACGTCGGTGGCAGGGCCGCCGAGGGGATTCTCGACGACACCGACCGCACCATCATCGAGCGGGTCGCCCCATGGATCCGCCGGGATGGCCTGTTCTTCGTCGGGCTCGACGTGATCGGCGGAAAGCTGACCGAGATCAACGTCACCAGCCCCACCGGGATCCAGGAAATGAACGCTTTCGACGGTGTGCGCTACGAGGTGGACGTGATCGAGGCGGTCGAGAGCAGGCTGGCCTAG